A section of the Perognathus longimembris pacificus isolate PPM17 chromosome 7, ASM2315922v1, whole genome shotgun sequence genome encodes:
- the Guca2b gene encoding guanylate cyclase activator 2B, with protein MVVSRTVSGCLWAVAGVLLLLLQSTQSVHIKYQGFQVQLESVKKLRELEEQQAPSLHLPVQSPLPSVCYHPALPLDLLPICASQEADSIFQALKTIAFDDCELCVNIACTGC; from the exons ATGGTGGTGAGCAGGACGGTGTCGGGATGCCTGTGGGCAGTGGCAGGGGTACTCCTGTTGCTGCTACAGAGTACACAGTCAGTCCACATCAAG TACCAAGGCTTCCAGGTCCAGTTGGAATCGGTGAAGAAGCTGAGAGAGTTGGAGGAGCAGCAGGCACCCAGCCTCCACCTGCCAGTCCAGAGCCCCCTGCCTTCTGTATGCTACCATCCAGCTCTCCCCTTGGACCTCCTCCCCATTTGTGCCTCCCAGGAAGCTGACAGCATCTTCCAGGCCTTGA AAACCATCGCTTTCGATGACTGCGAGCTGTGTGTGAATATTGCCTGTACTGGCTGCTGA
- the Guca2a gene encoding guanylin: protein MNACLLSALCLLGAWATLAGSVTVKDGDFSFPLESVKKLKDLGELPEPRLGSRRKLSPKLRESVTPRLCSYTDFPEALKPICKEPNAEEILGRLEAIAQDPGTCEICAYAACTGC from the exons ATGAATGCCTGCCTGCTCTCTGCGCTGTGTCTCCTAGGGGCCTGGGCCACCCTGGCAGGAAGTGTCACCGTGAAG GATGGAgatttctcctttcctctggaGTCAGTGAAGAAGCTTAAAGACCTTGGGGAGCTCCCAGAGCCCAGGCTTGGCAGCCGCAGGAAGCTTTCACCCAAGCTTAGGGAGTCTGTCACTCCCAGGCTCTGCAGCTACACTGATTTTCCAGAAGCACTCAAACCCATCTGCAAGGAGCCTAATGCAGAAGAGATTCTGGGGAGACTGG AGGCCATCGCTCAGGACCCGGGCACATGTGAGATCTGTGCCTATGCTGCCTGTACTGGATGCTAG